From the genome of Candidatus Methylomirabilota bacterium:
TCTTGGGGTTCCGGCGCGTTGCTCACCAGGTCTTGCCTACTCCCCGCAGACGTGGCCGGTCTCCGCAATGGATTTGCAGATCTCGGCCCGCCCTATCTGACCATCCCGAAGGGTGACGGTGATGCGCTTTTCCTGGACATTCCCTTCTACCGCCTGCACGTCAGGCAGCTCCTGGAGCTTTTCGCGGATGCCGGACACGCAGCCCTCGCAGTGTATCGTTGGAACCTTGAGTGTGAGCTTTTCCATGGTCACCTCCTTTTTGATCTCGCGCCGTGGCAGCAGGCGGCCGCCGAAGGAGTTCAGGAGGACGGTCGTGACGCTCGCTGCCATGGCAACCATGGCCATGATCGGGTGGACCAGACCGGTGATAGCCGCCGGGACGCCGATGCCGTTAAAGGCAAAGGCAAGCGTGACGTTCTGCACCGTCTTCCGGAAGCTGCTCTTGCCGATGTAGTAGGCATCCACCACTCCCCCCAGCCGGTCCCCCACCAGGATGACGTCGGCGGACTCGATCGCAATATCGGTTCCAGCCCCGACGGCGATCCCGACGTCGGCCTGCATGAGTGCGGGAGCGTCGTTGATGCCATCCCCCACCATGGCCACACGGTAACCCTGCTGCTGAAGATTTCGCACCTGTTCGGCCTTCTGGCTAGGGAGCACCTCGGCCATGACCTCGGTGATGTCGACCTGATCCGCCACGGCCTTTGCGGTTCGCCGGTTGTCGCCGGTGAGCATCGCCGGTTCCAGGCCAGCGCCCTTCATCCGAGACACAGCCTCGGCGGCATCGTCCTTCAGAGTGTCAGCGATGGCGATCAGTCCTGCGAGGTGACCCGCCTCGGCCGCGGCCACCACGGTCCGGCCCTGCTGCTCTATCGCCTCCACGCGCTCCTGGACTTGGGTGAGGTCTATGCCTTCATCCGAGAGAAAGCGAGGGCTCCCGACCAGCACGGGTCTGTTGTCGATCGTCGCCCTGATCCCCCGTCCCGGGATGGCCTCGAAGTCCCGGGCTTCCAGAGACACACGCCCATCCGCCGCCTCGACGATGGCCTTGGCCAGGGGGTGCTCCGAGGAGCTCTCGGCGGCCGCCGCCAGCGCCAGCAATTGGTCCACTGTGCCATGGCCCGTGGGCACCAGCTCGACCACCCGGGGCTTGCCCCTCGTGATGGTCCCCGTCTTATCCAGGACGACCTTCTTGACATCTTTGAAAACCTGGAAGGCCTCGCCCGAGCGCATCAGGATGCCCTGCTGGGCAGCCATGCCGCCGCCGCGGATCATGGCGAGTGGGGTAGCCATCCCTAAGGCACAGGGGTAGCCCATCACCAGCACCGCCAGGGTGGCAAAGATGGCCCGGGTAAAGTCGGGCCCACCCGTCACCAGCCATGCACCTAGAGTCCAGATCAGGAAGGCCGCTCCGGCTGCGATGAGGACGCCGGGGGCGAACCAGAGCAGCACGCGTTCGACCAGTTGCATGATGCCCGGCTTGAGCGCCCGGGCCTCTTGGATGGAGCGAGCCACCTGCTCGAGGAAACTTTCCTCCCCGACCCTGCTTACGCGCACGAGCAGGCTGCCCGTCTGGTTCATGGAGCCACCGATGACCTCATCCCCCACGGCCTTCTCGACCGGGATTGACTCGCCCGTGACCAGGCTCTGGTCCACTCCTGACAGGCCCTCCACCACCAGGCCGTCCACCGGAATGCTCTCGCCGGGGCGGATCCGCACGAGGTCCCCGGGTCGCACCTCCTCCATGGCGACCTCCTCTTCTCTCCCGTCCCGGACGACGCGGGCCGTCGGAGGCTGGAGGTCCATCAGTTTCTTGATGGCCTGCGAACTCCTCGTGCGGACCAGCAG
Proteins encoded in this window:
- a CDS encoding heavy metal translocating P-type ATPase: MEKLQIKIGGMQCSFCAESIRKALMQMDGVGEVGVSLSHEEALVQYDPEKVTPGELWDTVRSLGYTVRDPNKVRTFEEEEAELHRHRNQLLVAAGFMLVSLGFMSAMWLGVQQSWFKWVMLSLALGMVFGVGWPILQMAWASLRRGILNQHVLMEFGAFGGLAGGAVGFFTQPWPMADFMGAAVFITSYHILSAYVSLLVRTRSSQAIKKLMDLQPPTARVVRDGREEEVAMEEVRPGDLVRIRPGESIPVDGLVVEGLSGVDQSLVTGESIPVEKAVGDEVIGGSMNQTGSLLVRVSRVGEESFLEQVARSIQEARALKPGIMQLVERVLLWFAPGVLIAAGAAFLIWTLGAWLVTGGPDFTRAIFATLAVLVMGYPCALGMATPLAMIRGGGMAAQQGILMRSGEAFQVFKDVKKVVLDKTGTITRGKPRVVELVPTGHGTVDQLLALAAAAESSSEHPLAKAIVEAADGRVSLEARDFEAIPGRGIRATIDNRPVLVGSPRFLSDEGIDLTQVQERVEAIEQQGRTVVAAAEAGHLAGLIAIADTLKDDAAEAVSRMKGAGLEPAMLTGDNRRTAKAVADQVDITEVMAEVLPSQKAEQVRNLQQQGYRVAMVGDGINDAPALMQADVGIAVGAGTDIAIESADVILVGDRLGGVVDAYYIGKSSFRKTVQNVTLAFAFNGIGVPAAITGLVHPIMAMVAMAASVTTVLLNSFGGRLLPRREIKKEVTMEKLTLKVPTIHCEGCVSGIREKLQELPDVQAVEGNVQEKRITVTLRDGQIGRAEICKSIAETGHVCGE